A window of the Labrus mixtus chromosome 8, fLabMix1.1, whole genome shotgun sequence genome harbors these coding sequences:
- the prss56 gene encoding serine protease 56, which yields MMLLISLLLMGLGCLLGAPAGREVYRMPQSALKALSDRGTVVLEAAMTSALSALDRASSERSRAETSCRGCVPCLFQDCGQLSGSCSSPSNALLEPSCDVISKAQKLQDEAERSWALSQACAYYQHRCPAGELDKESCIRIMGESCSARVLQCSLLNTMQNLEPATQTHAQAVCGQRSSRVQNITQPRSRIVGGSPAPLGSWPWLVNLQLDGGLMCGGVLVDSSWVVTAAHCFAGSRSESYWTAVVGEFDITKTDPDEQILKVNRIIPHPKFNSKTFNNDIALVELTSPVVLSDHVTPVCLPSGMDPPTGSPCLVAGWGSLYEDGPSADVVMEAKVPLLPQSTCKSALGKELVTNTMLCAGYLSGGIDSCQGDSGGPLIYQDRISGRFQLYGITSWGDGCGEKGKPGVYTRVSAFSDWIQAEIQKSFGSREPTCPELLKTTEMTEEEQRSEFSSLCRFYTLTCPSGQSISACNRMAEDKCLTRFKKCQLRSFLQTLLDLLQRAEDYIRDKVDLTFFTQTLPQLVEHIYNTAFAHTRERRDLSGGLTHIKEQLGGAVVPVEQGPSPALPALFREVGPSVDEWEKYLRNMAEDLDKQHSDTSTDISSQPARQENTLFLQMEDSSVHQLEGEFRSVISALRSKLDSRAAPPIMHLDTVYLLEESPSNPPFPTSSTGTPAHPGHSSSSSSSSSTSSSQEPRQQPWSLLTALMNEMEQLSSHDEIVTDDASDSDTSFNEDMPLDEHFGAALEDITFVENGGREKLKSTALSLQVQSTTAVQPVTDGAHTETTTERRQTVRAVKSPNRKYRSLLRKRQIPGAIGKICPGVRESSQQVSQVRDSYSWVLSIPNKNLRMSFQEVLVDLSSKNERGLYQARVRAVVGGRPLTFYSLVGLENESFYRSVPRIIALALEALKT from the exons ATGATGCTGCTCATTTCACTGCTGCTTATGGGACTTGGCTGCTTGCTGGGAGCTCCAGCAGGTCGAGAAGTGTACAGGATGCCCCAGAGTGCACTCAAAG ctctgtctgATCGTGGCACCGTGGTTCTTGAGGCGGCTATGACTAGTGCTCTTTCCGCTCTCGATCGTGCCTCATCAGAGAGGAGTCGGGCTGAAACCAGCTGCCGGGGCTGTGTCCCCTGTTTGTTTCAGGACTGTGGTCAACTGTCCGGCTCCTGCT CGTCTCCGTCCAATGCCTTACTAGAGCccagctgtgatgtcatcagcaaGGCCCAGAAGCTTCAGGACGAAGCTGAGCGGAGTTGGGCGCTGAGTCAGGCCTGTGCGTACTATCAGCATCGCTGTCCAGCGGGCGAACTGGACAAGGAGAGCTGCATCAGGATCATGGGTGAGAGCTGCAGTGCCCGAGTCCTCCAGTGCAGCCTGCTGAACACCATGCAGAACCTGGAACCTGCTACTCAGACGCATGCACAGG CAGTTTGTGGTCAGAGATCATCCAGGGTACAAAACATCACACAGCCTCGCTCCAGGATTGTGGGGggctctcctgctcctctgggCAGCTGGCCCTGGCTGGTCAACCTCCAGCTGGACGGTGGCCTGATGTGTGGAGGGGTCCTGGTGGACAGCTCCTGGGTGGTGACGGCTGCTCATTGCTTTGCTGG CAGCCGCAGTGAGAGCTACTGGACAGCCGTGGTGGGGGAGTTTGACATCACCAAGACTGATCCTGATGAGCAGATCCTCAAAGTTAACCGAATCATCCCTCATCCTAAG TTCAACTCAAAGACATTTAACAATGACATAGCTCTGGTGGAGCTGACGTCCCCGGTGGTTTTGTCCGACCATGTCACTCCAGTGTGTCTCCCCTCTGGCATGGACCCCCCTACAGGCAGTCCCTGTCTAGTGGCAGGCTGGGGCTCCCTCTATGAGG ATGGCCCATCTGCTGATGTGGTGATGGAGGCCAAAGTGCCCCTGCTGCCTCAGAGCACCTGTAAGAGTGCCCTCGGCAAAGAACTGGTCACCAATACTATGCTGTGTGCTGGCTATCTCTCCGGAGGCATAGACTCCTGTCAG GGAGATTCCGGAGGCCCTCTGATCTACCAGGACAGAATCTCAGGTCGGTTCCAGCTCTACGGCATCACCTCCTGGGGAGACGGCTGTGGGGAGAAGGGGAAACCTGGAGTCTACACACGGGTTTCTGCTTTCTCGGACTGGATTCAGGCGGAGATACAAA agTCATTTGGAAGCAGGGAGCCAACATGTCCAGAGCTTCTAAAGACAACAGAAATgacagaagaggagcagaggtcCGAGTTCAGCTCTCTTTGTCGCTTCTACACACTGACATGCCCCTCTGGTCAGTCCATCAGCGCCTGCAACCGAATGGCTGAGGACAAGTGTCTGACCCGCTTCAAGAAATGTC AGCTGCGTTCGTTCCTGCAGACCCTGCTGGACCTGCTGCAGAGGGCTGAGGACTACATCAGGGATAAAGTCGACTTGACCTTCTTCACCCAGACTCTTCCTCAGCTGGTGGAGCACATCTACAACACAGCTTTCGCTCACACCCGAGAAAGGAGGGACCTGAGTGGTGGTCTCACTCACATTAAAG AACAGCTAGGTGGAGCTGTGGTGCCAGTAGAGCAGGGCCCTTCTCCTGCTCTCCCAGCTTTATTCAGAGAGGTGGGACCCTCAGTGGATGAGTGGGAGAAATACCTGAGAAACATGGCGGAAGATCTGGACAAACAACACTCTGACACATCTACAGACATCTCCTCCCAACCTGCAAGACAGGAGAACACGCTTTTCTTACAG ATGGAGGACTCCTCCGTACATCAGCTGGAGGGAGAATTCCGATCTGTTATCTCAGCTCTGCGTTCAAAATTGGACTCCAGAGCTGCGCCTCCCATCATGCACTTGGACACCGTCTACCTCCTGGAGGAGTCTCCCAGCAATCCTCCTTTTCCAACATCTTCCACTGGAACACCAGCCCACCCAggccactcctcctcctcctcttcctcttcctcaaccTCCTCCTCCCAGGAGCCCCGGCAGCAGCCTTGGTCACTTCTAACAGCCCTGATGAACGAAATGGAACAATTAAGCTCACATGATGAAATTGTGACAGACGATGCATCTGATAGTGACACCTCTTTCAATGAAGACATGCCTCTGGATGAACATTTTGGAGCAGCGTTAGAGGATATTACGTTCGTTGAGAACGGGGGGCGAGAAAAACTAAAATCTACAGCATTGTCGCTTCAAGTGCAGTCAACCACTGCGGTTCAGCCGGTCACTGATGGGGCTCACACAGAGACGACCACTGAGCGCAGACAAACTGTGCGTGCTGTAAAAAGTCCAAATAGAAAATACAGGAGCCTTCTTCGCAAGAGGCAGATACCTGGGGCAATCGGGAAAA TTTGTCCTGGAGTAAGAGAGTCCTCACAGCAAGTCAGCCAAGTCAGAGACTCGTACAGCTGGGTCTTAAGCATCCCAAACAAGAACCTACGCATGAGCTTCCAAGag GTGTTAGTTGATCTGAGCTCAAAGAACGAGCGAGGACTTTACCAGGCGCGGGTCAGAGCAGTAGTAGGCGGACGACCTTTGACCTTCTACAGTCTTGTCGGCCTGGAGAACGAGTCATTTTACCGTAGTGTGCCAAGGATCATCGCATTGGCTCTGGAAGCACTGAAGACTTGA